The proteins below are encoded in one region of Arthrobacter sp. CJ23:
- a CDS encoding cyclase family protein → MWQQLAPLLASRTFTDLTHAFHPGQPHFAAFPDEQREALFDMDKGDGFTAHRYSIVGQWGTHVDPPSHFIRDGRTLDQLPVRDMVLPLVVLDITSRTSVDDDATPILADVDAWEERNGKIPAGSFVALRTDWSQRWPDAQAMANRDSGGISHTPGWSREVLVFLVEERNVAAIGHEQTDTDPGLATSRQDFSLETYILAKDKWQIELLANLDGLPESGAAVIATWAKPLGGSGFPARVFAIH, encoded by the coding sequence ATGTGGCAGCAACTGGCGCCGCTGCTCGCCAGCAGGACCTTCACCGACCTGACCCACGCCTTCCACCCGGGCCAGCCGCACTTCGCGGCGTTTCCCGATGAGCAACGCGAAGCCCTCTTCGACATGGACAAAGGCGACGGTTTCACCGCACACAGGTACTCAATCGTCGGCCAGTGGGGCACCCACGTCGATCCGCCGTCGCACTTCATCCGGGATGGCCGCACACTGGACCAACTGCCGGTCCGGGACATGGTGCTGCCTCTGGTGGTCCTGGACATCACGAGCCGCACCTCGGTCGACGACGACGCAACGCCCATACTGGCCGACGTCGACGCCTGGGAGGAGCGCAACGGCAAGATCCCCGCGGGATCCTTTGTTGCGCTGCGCACGGATTGGAGCCAGCGCTGGCCCGATGCCCAGGCGATGGCCAACCGTGACTCGGGCGGCATCAGCCACACGCCGGGATGGTCGCGGGAAGTCCTGGTGTTCCTGGTTGAAGAACGCAACGTCGCGGCGATCGGACACGAACAGACCGATACCGACCCCGGCCTTGCGACATCCCGCCAGGACTTCAGCCTCGAAACCTACATCCTGGCCAAGGACAAGTGGCAGATCGAACTCCTCGCCAACCTGGACGGACTGCCGGAGTCCGGAGCCGCAGTCATAGCCACCTGGGCCAAACCACTGGGCGGAAGCGGATTCCCCGCCCGCGTCTTCGCGATCCACTGA
- a CDS encoding IclR family transcriptional regulator, whose product MDVPSEASSLAQGLRLVRLVADREKQGRQLLGVSQLAAELDMEQSRVSRLAQELCDLELLEREDRGPFRVGRRFFALAGSLNRNWVHESKAELEELVAGFGLRARLSVRDGVRVQLLRSSNNNAAFGGFAKPGMVTPAWCTGAGRALLWDHDAGALESLLRDVNFIGVGGPAAAHTPAEVQKLMARDKPAGYVLATEEYEHDVWELAVPVRSPRGDILAGLSVLGSRSGAELDIAIVADALQAASKRLGSAQGQVY is encoded by the coding sequence GTGGATGTACCATCCGAAGCCTCGTCCTTGGCCCAGGGCCTCCGCTTGGTGCGGTTGGTGGCGGACCGGGAAAAACAGGGCAGACAGTTGCTGGGGGTCTCGCAATTGGCCGCGGAGCTGGACATGGAACAGAGCCGCGTGTCCCGGCTCGCCCAGGAGCTTTGCGACCTCGAACTGTTGGAGCGGGAAGACCGTGGACCATTCAGGGTGGGTCGGCGCTTCTTCGCCCTGGCGGGTTCCCTCAACCGGAACTGGGTCCATGAGTCCAAGGCCGAGTTGGAAGAACTGGTAGCTGGTTTTGGTCTTCGAGCCCGCCTCTCCGTGCGGGACGGCGTGCGGGTGCAGCTCCTGCGCTCCTCAAACAACAACGCCGCTTTCGGTGGCTTCGCCAAGCCTGGAATGGTGACACCGGCCTGGTGCACGGGAGCTGGCAGGGCACTGCTGTGGGATCACGACGCCGGCGCCTTGGAGTCGTTGCTTAGGGACGTGAATTTCATCGGGGTGGGTGGACCGGCCGCTGCACACACTCCAGCCGAGGTCCAGAAACTGATGGCGCGCGACAAGCCGGCAGGATACGTCTTGGCGACCGAAGAATACGAGCACGATGTATGGGAACTGGCAGTCCCTGTGCGCTCACCCCGTGGGGATATCCTGGCAGGGCTCAGCGTCCTGGGCAGCCGGTCCGGGGCCGAGCTGGACATTGCTATTGTGGCCGATGCCCTGCAGGCCGCGTCCAAACGGTTGGGCTCCGCCCAGGGGCAGGTTTACTGA
- a CDS encoding aldehyde dehydrogenase family protein, which yields MPEALIVELATETAVQDVTSPFDHRIVGSIKLTKPDDVADVLATVRAGAKASAALSRNDRGRILDRAAQSIEDRSEIFARTIVDEAGKTIRQARKEVLRAVNTLRLSAAEARRNAGEVIPFDAYEGSEDRHGWFSREPLGIILAITPFNDPLNLVAHKVGPAIAGGNAVVLKPSALTPLSAQLLAETLFDAGLPDTVLTVVHGGREVARKILAAPDVRMVSFTGGFSTGEDIARTAGLKKLAMDLGGNAPVIVMDDADLQKAVESCVSGAFWAAGQNCVGVQRILVHSSVYQEFKTKFLAETAALVVGDPSDGKTDVGPMITTEAAATLMDKIRLAVDAGAVLLAGGKNFGNLVQPTVAEAVPEDSRLWQEEAFGPLVMLRPVDSLQEAVDVANSIDFSLHAGIFTSSIGNAMGAAKQIQAGGVMINDSSDYRFDGMPFGGFKYGSLGREGVRFAYEDMTQPKVICIKN from the coding sequence ATGCCTGAGGCCCTCATCGTAGAGCTTGCCACTGAAACCGCCGTCCAGGACGTCACCAGTCCCTTCGACCACCGCATAGTGGGCAGCATCAAACTCACTAAACCCGACGACGTGGCAGATGTCCTTGCCACCGTACGTGCCGGTGCCAAGGCGTCGGCAGCGCTCTCCCGTAACGACCGCGGCAGAATCCTGGACCGCGCTGCGCAGTCCATCGAGGATCGCAGCGAAATTTTTGCCCGGACCATCGTCGATGAAGCAGGAAAGACCATCCGCCAGGCGCGCAAAGAGGTCCTGAGGGCAGTCAACACCCTGCGGTTGTCAGCTGCGGAGGCCCGGCGCAACGCCGGTGAAGTCATCCCCTTCGACGCGTACGAAGGATCCGAGGACCGTCACGGCTGGTTTTCCCGTGAACCGCTCGGGATCATCCTGGCCATCACGCCCTTCAATGATCCCCTCAACCTGGTAGCCCACAAGGTGGGGCCTGCAATCGCTGGAGGCAACGCGGTCGTCCTTAAACCTTCGGCGCTGACTCCGTTGTCCGCGCAGCTGCTGGCGGAAACCTTGTTCGATGCGGGACTTCCGGACACCGTACTGACCGTTGTCCACGGCGGTCGCGAGGTTGCCCGGAAGATCCTGGCCGCACCGGACGTACGCATGGTGTCCTTCACCGGCGGCTTCTCAACAGGGGAGGACATCGCCAGGACAGCGGGACTCAAGAAGCTGGCCATGGACCTCGGCGGAAATGCTCCCGTCATCGTCATGGACGACGCCGACCTGCAGAAAGCGGTCGAGTCCTGCGTCTCCGGGGCGTTCTGGGCAGCCGGTCAGAACTGCGTGGGAGTCCAGCGCATCCTGGTCCACAGCTCCGTCTACCAGGAGTTCAAAACCAAGTTCCTGGCCGAAACGGCAGCGCTGGTGGTGGGCGACCCAAGTGACGGGAAGACCGACGTCGGACCGATGATCACCACCGAGGCTGCCGCCACACTCATGGACAAGATTCGCTTGGCCGTCGACGCCGGTGCGGTCCTGCTTGCCGGTGGCAAGAACTTCGGAAACCTGGTTCAGCCGACTGTGGCCGAGGCAGTCCCCGAAGACAGCCGGCTGTGGCAGGAAGAAGCCTTCGGGCCACTCGTGATGCTGCGGCCAGTGGATTCCCTGCAGGAAGCCGTGGACGTTGCCAACTCGATCGACTTCAGTCTCCATGCAGGGATCTTCACATCTTCCATCGGCAATGCCATGGGCGCAGCCAAGCAGATCCAGGCCGGTGGCGTGATGATCAACGATTCCTCCGACTACCGCTTCGACGGCATGCCGTTCGGCGGCTTCAAGTACGGCAGCCTGGGCCGCGAAGGAGTCCGCTTCGCCTACGAGGACATGACCCAGCCCAAGGTCATCTGCATCAAGAACTGA
- a CDS encoding homoserine dehydrogenase has translation MTTYDLALIGFGGVNRTLAEIIHERGEELRADLGFGLRIVAITDLRLGSLMVPGGIDLGVALHLPAGETFADHGGSQDTNNEEVIRNCTADIICEATFTNPEDGEPAVSHVRWALESGKSVCTTNKGPVALQGPELTRLAEANGARFEFEGAVMSGTPVIRLAKQMFTGLAIDGFEGILNGTSNYVLGRMEAGLDLQSAVREAQELGYAEANPTADIEGFDVQLKVLILANELLGAGITLKDVSREGISSVTPADISKAVADGRRWKLIGSANRNADGTVSASVKPMALPLDHGLAGISGATNAVSFTTDLLGPVTISGPGAGRVETAYALLSDIIAIHAAKKVVSHA, from the coding sequence ATGACCACCTACGATCTCGCCCTCATTGGCTTCGGCGGAGTCAACCGCACGCTTGCCGAAATCATCCACGAACGCGGTGAAGAACTCCGCGCGGACCTCGGGTTCGGTCTGCGGATTGTTGCAATCACAGACCTTCGGCTTGGCTCGCTGATGGTCCCCGGCGGAATCGACCTCGGCGTGGCCCTGCACCTCCCGGCCGGTGAAACATTCGCAGACCACGGGGGATCCCAGGACACCAACAACGAGGAAGTTATCCGCAACTGCACGGCTGACATCATTTGTGAAGCCACCTTCACCAACCCGGAAGACGGGGAACCAGCCGTATCCCACGTCCGCTGGGCACTGGAATCCGGCAAGAGCGTCTGCACCACCAACAAGGGCCCCGTAGCACTCCAAGGACCGGAACTGACCCGCCTGGCCGAAGCAAACGGAGCCAGATTCGAGTTTGAAGGCGCTGTCATGAGCGGCACCCCCGTCATCAGACTCGCAAAGCAGATGTTCACCGGGCTCGCCATCGACGGGTTCGAGGGCATCCTGAACGGCACCAGCAACTACGTGCTCGGGCGGATGGAAGCAGGCCTCGACCTCCAGTCGGCCGTTCGTGAAGCGCAGGAACTCGGCTACGCAGAAGCCAACCCCACCGCAGACATCGAAGGCTTTGACGTCCAACTCAAGGTACTGATTTTGGCCAATGAACTGCTGGGCGCCGGAATCACACTCAAAGACGTCAGTCGCGAAGGCATCTCCTCCGTAACCCCCGCAGACATCTCAAAAGCGGTGGCGGACGGGCGGCGCTGGAAGCTGATCGGATCAGCAAACAGGAATGCCGACGGCACCGTGTCGGCTTCAGTCAAACCTATGGCGCTGCCCCTGGACCACGGCTTGGCCGGCATCTCCGGTGCCACCAACGCCGTCTCCTTCACCACCGATTTGTTGGGCCCGGTAACGATCTCCGGCCCCGGCGCCGGACGGGTTGAAACCGCCTATGCATTGCTCTCCGACATCATCGCCATCCACGCAGCCAAGAAAGTTGTTTCCCATGCCTGA
- the alr gene encoding alanine racemase encodes MLHSGPPAPRTDNLASWVEVDGEAFEFNVRAVQELLRDRAGLCAVIKSDGYGHGAELLVPSLVRSGVPYIGVGSNTEAGIARSHGYTGKLLRVRAAAPQEIAAAVGYGVEELVADPQSAWEISRIAAAAGRVVRIHLDINSSGISRHSLDVSSALGRASAAGILSHRNLELAGIMTHFPLDDIGDIEAGLGRFLEQAMSILRAANVPREQVLLHAANSYATLNVPATWLDMVRTGALLYGDSDLRHPGYRRCLAFKARIGSVNSYPAGSKVGYGHLHTLRCEARLATVTAGYGDGYRRALAVGGSVLVRGQRVPVVDAVSMNSMVVDVSDVPDVCPGDEVVLFGRQGSQEITVDELESANGNILADLYTVWAGGSRVLASEAAM; translated from the coding sequence ATGTTGCATTCGGGTCCCCCCGCACCCCGTACCGACAATCTCGCCAGCTGGGTGGAGGTAGACGGAGAAGCCTTCGAATTCAACGTCCGCGCAGTGCAGGAACTGTTGCGTGACCGTGCCGGGCTCTGCGCCGTCATTAAGTCCGACGGGTACGGGCACGGGGCGGAGCTCTTAGTGCCTTCGCTCGTGAGGTCCGGCGTCCCGTACATCGGCGTCGGGTCCAACACGGAAGCCGGAATTGCCCGCAGCCACGGGTACACCGGCAAGCTGCTGCGGGTCCGCGCCGCAGCACCGCAGGAGATCGCGGCCGCCGTCGGGTACGGCGTCGAAGAACTGGTTGCCGACCCGCAAAGCGCGTGGGAGATCAGCCGGATCGCAGCTGCTGCCGGGCGGGTGGTCCGCATCCATCTGGATATCAACTCATCGGGCATAAGCCGTCACAGCCTTGACGTCTCCAGTGCATTGGGGCGGGCAAGCGCAGCGGGAATACTGAGTCACCGGAACCTGGAGCTTGCCGGCATCATGACGCATTTCCCGCTGGACGACATTGGAGACATCGAGGCAGGCCTGGGGCGCTTCCTGGAGCAGGCAATGTCCATCCTGCGTGCGGCCAACGTTCCACGTGAGCAGGTCCTGCTGCATGCAGCAAATTCCTACGCAACGCTCAACGTCCCCGCCACATGGCTGGATATGGTCAGGACGGGCGCGTTGCTCTACGGAGACTCTGACCTGCGTCACCCCGGGTACCGGCGTTGCCTGGCCTTCAAGGCCAGAATCGGCTCGGTGAACAGTTACCCCGCCGGAAGCAAGGTAGGGTACGGCCACCTGCACACGCTGCGCTGCGAGGCGCGGCTGGCCACAGTCACCGCAGGGTACGGCGACGGCTACAGGCGTGCGCTGGCCGTGGGAGGCAGTGTGCTTGTCAGGGGACAGCGGGTGCCCGTCGTGGATGCGGTCTCCATGAACTCGATGGTGGTGGACGTTTCCGACGTTCCGGACGTCTGCCCGGGTGACGAGGTGGTCCTTTTCGGCCGCCAAGGCAGCCAGGAGATCACGGTGGATGAGCTGGAGTCCGCCAACGGGAACATCCTGGCCGATCTGTACACGGTGTGGGCGGGCGGCTCCCGTGTCCTCGCCTCGGAGGCCGCCATGTGA
- a CDS encoding IclR family transcriptional regulator — MSKTSSMGRGMMAILAVGERHNEGYDGGTVAEVAARLDKDRSQVSRSLKGALQEGFLARTPDRAYCLDWSLLTDAQLVTEQRLRTDGLAALEGLAAETTEACFLGVLSGNSTVTIAEHVPPAANLVGSWLGRPYPAYCSDAGQALLWDTPEEEVRRIFQNVEFVQHGPNTPSSVDDFLQRLESARSRGYSIVDEEAEPGLYSLAAPVRDFKGDVAAALQIVGPKARLEPRREHHALVLASWRDWLETRVGGSQ, encoded by the coding sequence ATGTCAAAGACCTCCAGCATGGGCCGCGGCATGATGGCCATCCTCGCCGTCGGCGAGCGTCACAACGAAGGGTACGACGGCGGTACGGTCGCCGAAGTCGCGGCCCGACTGGACAAAGACCGCAGCCAGGTCTCCCGCAGCCTCAAAGGCGCACTCCAGGAAGGATTCCTGGCACGCACGCCTGACAGGGCATACTGCCTCGATTGGTCGCTCCTCACCGACGCCCAACTGGTAACGGAACAACGGCTCCGGACTGACGGGCTGGCAGCGTTGGAGGGATTGGCGGCCGAAACCACCGAGGCCTGCTTCCTGGGCGTCCTCAGCGGAAACAGCACCGTCACCATTGCCGAGCACGTACCTCCCGCTGCCAACCTTGTTGGTTCTTGGCTGGGACGCCCTTACCCTGCGTACTGCAGTGACGCCGGCCAGGCCCTCCTGTGGGACACGCCCGAAGAGGAGGTGCGGAGGATCTTCCAGAACGTGGAGTTCGTCCAGCACGGGCCCAACACCCCGTCGTCGGTAGACGACTTTCTTCAGCGCTTGGAAAGTGCCAGGAGCAGGGGCTACTCCATCGTCGATGAGGAGGCCGAACCCGGTCTCTATTCGCTCGCCGCACCGGTCCGTGACTTCAAAGGTGATGTGGCCGCAGCGCTGCAGATAGTTGGCCCGAAAGCGCGGCTGGAGCCTCGGCGGGAACATCATGCCCTGGTACTCGCTTCGTGGCGCGACTGGCTCGAAACCCGGGTCGGGGGAAGTCAGTAA
- a CDS encoding Lrp/AsnC family transcriptional regulator, which translates to MERPGLDGIDQSILAELTRNARVPHAVLASKVMLSRNAVRQRIERMERQGYIQGYTVVAGGVGQDSVSAFLMVYRKDRMRGADVLAALRAIPEVVLCDVLSGDFDLIVRVEARSLGRVQEIWEEIAAIPGVADTVTAMTLSNVIRRVSA; encoded by the coding sequence ATGGAACGACCAGGCCTGGACGGTATTGACCAAAGCATCCTCGCGGAGTTGACCAGGAACGCCCGAGTCCCTCACGCGGTCCTTGCCAGCAAGGTGATGCTGTCAAGGAACGCGGTACGGCAGCGGATCGAGAGAATGGAGCGGCAAGGCTACATCCAGGGCTACACGGTGGTGGCCGGTGGCGTGGGCCAGGACTCCGTCTCGGCGTTCCTCATGGTTTACCGGAAGGACCGCATGCGCGGAGCTGATGTCCTGGCCGCGCTCCGTGCCATCCCCGAGGTAGTACTTTGCGATGTCCTGAGTGGCGACTTCGACTTGATTGTCCGGGTGGAAGCCCGTTCCCTGGGCCGCGTTCAGGAGATCTGGGAGGAGATCGCTGCCATCCCTGGCGTGGCCGATACCGTTACGGCAATGACGCTCTCCAATGTGATCCGCAGGGTTTCCGCCTAA
- a CDS encoding aspartate ammonia-lyase yields the protein MHKYYRVEEDSLGRIEVPADAYWGAHTARALENFPISGTTLADHPRLVTALAMVKRAAAVTNGRLGAIDAATATAISGACEAIETGRFHDQFCVDVIQGGAGTSTNMNANEVIANIALETLGHPLGCYQVLHPIDHVNRCQSTNDVYPTALKLALAGAVQGLCQELDRLAEAFQDKGIAFADIVKMGRTQLQDAVPMTLGQEFHAFAATVTEDRQRLEESAGLLLECSLGATAIGTGITAAAGYREQVVDALAEISGYRLVPAANLVEATSDVGVFMHLSGMLKRSAVKISKISSDLRLLSSGPQNGLGELRLPPRQAGSSIMPGKVNPVIPETLNQIAFAVAGADTTVTMAADNGQLQLNAFEPVIGHVLLQGLSWLTNGARILRTHCVDGIEANEELLRVKVASSAGLATAFIPAIGYAAAAAVAKRALHDDTPVLEAITSLGVLDREAARIIMEDAVGLSPRIPEKPFVP from the coding sequence TTGCACAAGTACTATCGGGTGGAGGAAGACTCCCTTGGCCGCATCGAGGTGCCGGCCGACGCCTACTGGGGAGCCCACACGGCCCGGGCCCTGGAGAACTTTCCCATCAGCGGGACAACCTTGGCAGATCACCCTCGGCTCGTCACGGCCCTGGCAATGGTCAAAAGGGCTGCCGCCGTCACCAACGGACGACTCGGCGCCATTGATGCGGCCACTGCCACGGCCATCAGCGGGGCCTGCGAGGCCATTGAGACTGGGCGCTTTCATGACCAGTTCTGCGTGGACGTGATCCAGGGAGGTGCCGGCACCAGCACCAACATGAACGCCAACGAGGTGATTGCCAACATTGCCCTGGAAACCCTGGGGCACCCGCTCGGCTGCTACCAGGTGCTCCATCCCATAGACCACGTCAACCGCTGCCAGTCCACCAACGATGTCTATCCGACGGCCCTTAAATTGGCTTTGGCAGGCGCCGTGCAGGGCCTATGCCAGGAACTCGACAGGCTGGCAGAGGCGTTCCAGGACAAAGGAATCGCCTTCGCTGACATCGTGAAAATGGGGCGCACGCAACTGCAGGATGCGGTCCCCATGACCTTGGGCCAGGAGTTCCACGCCTTCGCGGCGACTGTCACCGAGGACCGGCAGCGGCTGGAAGAGTCTGCCGGCCTCCTCCTCGAGTGCAGTCTGGGAGCTACCGCCATTGGAACCGGAATCACGGCAGCGGCCGGTTACCGGGAGCAGGTAGTGGACGCACTGGCGGAAATCAGCGGTTATCGGCTGGTGCCGGCCGCCAACCTGGTAGAGGCCACCTCCGATGTGGGCGTGTTCATGCACTTGTCCGGAATGCTCAAGCGCTCGGCAGTCAAGATATCCAAAATCAGCAGCGACCTCAGATTGCTTTCCAGCGGACCACAAAATGGTTTGGGTGAGCTGCGGCTGCCGCCACGGCAAGCAGGCTCCTCGATCATGCCCGGGAAAGTCAACCCCGTCATCCCCGAAACGCTCAACCAGATCGCTTTCGCCGTCGCAGGTGCGGACACAACCGTCACCATGGCCGCCGACAACGGCCAACTCCAACTCAACGCCTTCGAGCCGGTGATTGGGCACGTACTGCTACAGGGGTTGTCCTGGTTGACCAACGGAGCCCGAATCCTCCGGACTCACTGCGTCGACGGCATCGAAGCGAATGAGGAGCTGCTACGAGTGAAGGTGGCCAGCTCCGCGGGTTTGGCCACCGCCTTCATCCCGGCGATCGGATACGCGGCAGCCGCTGCGGTAGCCAAACGCGCACTCCATGACGATACGCCCGTGCTGGAGGCCATCACGTCACTGGGAGTGTTGGACCGGGAGGCGGCCCGGATCATCATGGAGGACGCCGTTGGCCTGTCGCCGCGGATACCGGAGAAACCGTTTGTGCCTTAG
- a CDS encoding amino acid permease → MESSTPLQLDQRSEIPGAEPAQSGLRRSMGTRHLVMIAMGGVIGSGLFLSSGYTISQAGPLGAVIAYLVGAFVVYLVMACLGELAIAYPVSGAFHIYAARSIGPATGFATAWLYWLCWAVAIGSEFTASGLLMQRWFPDVEVWVWCLVFAAILFGFNAVSSRFFGESEFWFAIIKVGAIIGLIILGGAALFGFQPLSDSGNHPFLFENFNTSAGLFPNGFTGVLVTALAVFYAFSGSELIGVAAGETADPSRNIPKAMRSTVIRLLIFFVGAIAVIAATVPYDQVGLDESPFVTVFSSVGIPFAADIMNFVIITALLSAGNSGLFSCARMLYSLADEGHAPQAFKKLTSRGIPLIALSVSMLGGLASLISSVVAPESVYLALVSVAGFAVVGVWMSIVASHFFHRRAFVRNGGKVADLAYKAPLYPVVPILAFVLCLVSLIGIAMDPSQIAALYFGVPFVAACYLFFRLRYGGRNRKDQSA, encoded by the coding sequence ATGGAATCTTCAACACCTCTGCAGCTGGACCAACGGTCCGAAATACCCGGCGCCGAACCTGCCCAGAGCGGACTTCGCCGATCAATGGGCACCAGGCACCTGGTCATGATCGCGATGGGAGGCGTGATTGGGTCAGGGCTCTTCCTGAGCTCCGGGTACACGATCTCTCAGGCAGGACCGCTGGGCGCTGTCATTGCCTATCTGGTGGGCGCGTTCGTCGTGTACCTGGTGATGGCCTGCCTTGGCGAACTTGCTATTGCCTATCCGGTCTCCGGGGCGTTCCACATCTACGCCGCGAGATCGATCGGACCGGCAACGGGATTCGCGACGGCCTGGTTGTACTGGCTTTGCTGGGCCGTTGCCATCGGTTCGGAGTTCACGGCGTCAGGATTGTTGATGCAGCGCTGGTTCCCCGACGTCGAGGTTTGGGTATGGTGCCTTGTCTTCGCGGCGATCCTCTTTGGGTTCAACGCGGTCTCTTCACGGTTCTTTGGTGAATCCGAGTTCTGGTTTGCCATCATCAAGGTGGGCGCGATCATTGGCCTGATCATCCTCGGCGGCGCGGCCCTCTTTGGCTTTCAGCCGTTGTCGGACTCGGGAAACCATCCGTTCCTCTTTGAGAACTTCAACACTTCCGCCGGCCTCTTCCCCAATGGGTTCACCGGCGTCCTGGTAACTGCCCTTGCGGTCTTCTATGCCTTCTCAGGATCCGAACTGATCGGCGTCGCGGCAGGAGAAACGGCCGATCCGTCCCGCAACATTCCCAAGGCTATGCGGAGCACCGTCATTCGTTTGCTGATCTTCTTCGTTGGCGCAATCGCTGTCATTGCGGCAACGGTCCCCTATGACCAGGTAGGCCTGGACGAGAGCCCCTTCGTTACGGTGTTCTCTTCCGTGGGAATTCCTTTTGCGGCAGACATCATGAACTTCGTCATCATCACCGCCCTGCTGTCTGCCGGCAACAGCGGACTGTTCTCCTGTGCCCGCATGCTCTATTCGCTGGCCGACGAGGGCCACGCGCCGCAAGCCTTCAAGAAACTGACCAGCCGGGGCATTCCCCTGATCGCACTCTCCGTCAGCATGCTGGGTGGCCTCGCATCCCTCATCAGCAGCGTCGTGGCCCCTGAATCCGTCTACCTGGCGTTGGTGTCCGTGGCCGGTTTTGCCGTGGTTGGCGTGTGGATGTCCATTGTGGCTTCCCACTTTTTCCATCGCCGCGCGTTTGTCCGCAATGGCGGAAAGGTGGCCGACCTCGCCTACAAAGCTCCGCTGTATCCGGTGGTGCCTATCCTTGCCTTCGTCCTGTGCCTCGTTTCCCTCATTGGCATTGCCATGGACCCGTCCCAGATCGCAGCCCTGTACTTCGGGGTTCCGTTCGTGGCTGCCTGCTACCTGTTCTTCCGGCTCCGGTACGGCGGCAGAAACCGCAAGGACCAGTCGGCCTGA